The stretch of DNA atgataatattcttaattaactaaaaagaactgctacaactaatgaagaagtagcctaaaaatatgtcttgaatgtgtatttcatttttttatttttattttccttttgtcatgtatttttttaatcatcataaatatttaaaaaaaaataaaaaatttacaaaattattaaaaaacacttcttcaatcactagataaaaaataaaaataaaaaaaaggggcaAACGTCGCTCGGACGTTACCTACTGctagtaatatattatatatatatatatatatatatatatatattatgaatcaGGTTATGGATTCTGAATGCGGACCAATTTTACTTGGAAAATCAGCTATATTTGGAGGATAAACTTAGCAAGAatttcacaacatatttttagATGTTTATTTCTCATAACAAGTAATGTTaatccaaatataaataaacatgaaGCAACACAAAAAGGcgcaaaatataaataaacattgCCCAATCAGCGTTGTTGGTAGATGataaagttgaagaaaaagtttttggtCCATTGATCAATCAATCTCATTTATCCTTAAAAAGTTGTATAAAAACAAGTATCTGAGATAGATAGCAATCAAGTTATGATTAAGACCGAATCCCAGTCCAAAACTTTACTCTATAATCTATACATCAAACCAAAAAACACTGTATCAATGTAAATTAAGTTCTTTCACCTTCTTCACATGATAAAGCTCAACAATCCATTACCACCTTATAAGGATGTTCAACGGATACGGTTCACGTTAGCAAATGGCTCTGGGTTTGTCGCCTTAGGTGCAGGTTTAGCCACTTCTGGGGTCCCAAACACATTCCAAAATCTCAGTGTTTCGTCTCCTGCTGCAGATGCCACTGCGCACCCATCCGGGCTCTGAAAATATACATAACAACAAAGTTAGTAACAATCTAAAAACAGAACACACCCATTAACCTGCTCGTATAAACTAGCTAAAAGGTGATATTGTTCCTGATTTCATGAACTTGGTACCTGTGCCATATAAAGAACTCTGGAGGTATGTCCAGTGAGCTCCGCCATCTTCACCATTGAAGGATATTTCCAAAGAATGAGCTGATTCTGGGAAAAGCCATGAGAGCTAAGCAATTCACGCTCATTCTTGTTCCATAGCAGAGCACAAACCTGCGAACCTGTGCTAACCGAGTTCAAGCACGCGCCTGTGTGGGTGTTCCAGAACTTAATCGAATGGTCACCCCCACCACCGCCAGAGGCTAGCAAATTACCCTGGAATGGACACCAAGCCAGGGCCTTGACAGCAGCTGAGTGCTCCTCAAGCCTGTGAAGCCACTGTGTTGGTGCATTGGAAGAGGCCACAGATCTGTCCCATACATAGAGAAGATTGTCGTTTCCTCCACTCGCCAATTGCTGGCCCGAGGCAGACCATTTTAATCCACAGACCTCCTGTTGGTGTCCCCTGTAGGTCTCAACGATGTGGGATCTCACCCTCACATCATTGTTGATTATTTTACCATCCATTCCTCCTGTTGTTAGGATGTGATTGTTCCAGGCCAGTGAACCGACTCTTTGCCTGTGACCGCCTCTCAATGTCCTCAACTGCATtgacaaaatcaaataaatcatcagCAACTACATATTTGAATTTAGAACAAAGAACAATCAGAAAGTTTTTTAAGGTAGATATATAGTTGAGGACCTGTTTATTAGCAGTAGAATCCCAAAGCTGGACATGGGAATTGTTTAAGCCAATGGCGATGTGCCGGCCATCAGGAGCCCAACTGACGCTCGTAACGGGACCACTTTCGTCGTCAATTGAAACGAGTTCTGAGGTAGAGCCATTTGAGGCATCCCAGAGGTACACTGTGTTTTCGAGAGCAATGGCGAGGACGTTGCTGCTACCCCAGTCTAGTAAATTTAAGTAGAAATCATCCACAATATCAGGAGCATCCAATGTCCTCTCGCAACTCTGTCAAATCAGACTGTAAAAATTAGTACACAAAactacttaaaaagaaaaacgcAGAATAAATATCACTAGTACATAGACAAGAGACACCAAAAACGCAGACCATGGCTTTTAAAAACTGCAAAAGCGCATGTACCAACCCGTGTCTTAAAATGCCCAAATATCAAGGTTCAGACGGACCAATTATTTCAAAcactatttttaagaaatattaattgCTTTTCTCTGAGAAACTCAAGACTGTGACAGATTCTAAGGAATTATACCTGACGAATGTGTCGCCGGGGCTTGGTAATTTTGGTCTGAGGATTGTACGACGAAAGCAACTCCTGTGGTATCGGGTCGATTGTTGTTGGGGGCTTGTTCTTGAAAGCCAAGATCCGAGTTCGGTTCATGTTGAAGGTCTCCGCAAGTTTCTTCCGGTAGGCGTCTCTGGAGGGAGAGCTCACAGCCGGGTTCTCTTTGCCTTTCCTCGCCTCGGTGAGCATGTAATGGGCGTAATCGAAGTCCATAGCTGCGCGATTGGGAATGAACCTATCCAACTGTCAAGAACACAAAAACTTTATATCAGAACAACAAAAACTAGATTGAAAACTAAAGATGATCACAGACACAACTGTCTTgatcaagtttttaaattttgtgctATTTCACTGTTCTTGCATGATGAGTTCGTTTCCAATTTGTTTTGAAGATAGAATAAAACCcagaatttgttttctttctttcttttttccttcgtTTTCTTAGAAGGGCATGGAGTAAAATATTAACAGATACCCATCATAACGTATCacggaaaataaaataacaaaaggaTTTTGAGGAGAAAAGCAAATCCAAAACCTCAAAAAACTACTGACAGATAAAAAAATTAGGGATTCTTACATTTTCACGATTATTCTTTCTCTGAAGGAATTGTTCTTGAAGGGGGCACCGAGACGAGCACTTGTAAGAGGAACCCACAGATCCTGCATCCATAacgctagatatatatatatatatatatagagagagagagagagagagagagagagagagagagagagaggaggaggagaagaaataaaaaataaaaacaagaaccTAGCCTGCGAAACGCAAAGTGAGATTAtagataacaaaaatatatactgaaaaataaaaatcacagagagagagagagagagagcgagcgagaGCCAGAGCCAGAGCGAgagcgagagcgagagagatTGGCGATGAAGCTTTGCTGGTGATGTAAGAGCGTTGGAAAAGCTAGTGTTGCTTGCAGAGAATGAGTTAATTGAAGATTACTGGGTATACCGATGAAGGCTTTATATGCGCTAGAAAACTAGGGTGGTTTGTTCCTTCGTTGGTGCTTCTGGGAAAGTAAATTATGAAGATCTGCCATCTGGATATGGATGGGTCCAACGGCTACGTGATTCGAAAATAGCCGTTGTAACTTAGTTTGACGGAAATGGCCCTCACTGACACCAACTGTCGCCTACCATATAGGGTACTTCTAGTAATTGTCACCGGGCTTAGAGTCAAAAACCGGCCCATGATCACGGATTCCTTTGGGCCCAATggaattttttaactttatatatgAGCAGCCATggtcaaaataaacaaaaagaaacacgAGGCTGTTGGGAAGCCATGTGGCCCTAGAAAGACGACGAGCGAGAAACGAGTTCAATTTCTTTACGTTCGATGAACAACGCTCGTTCAGACGACGTGAAGAATCTGAAGATCCTTCAAACACTTTATTTTGTGTGCGCGATTAAGCATGGTGAGGTCAATGGGTACGGGCCACAAGAAAGTAGAAATCAAGAAGCAGAGCCGCCTGATCACCTTCTCGAACTTGACTAAGGGGAAGGAGGTGGTAGACGGTGAGGGAGAGCTAGAGGAAGCGTTGGGATTATATGAGTTTTGGTTGGACATGCCGATTGAGAACATGGCAGTTTTTTTGGAGAAGGTGATGGACAGGGGGTGGCCTGGCCGTGCAGAGTCGACGAGATGGGCATGTGAAGGATGGGGGGCCACGGAGCCGACGAGATGCAAGCTCCACTTTTCAAGAGAAAAAACAATGGAGAAGAAGCCCCagtgtctctctctttcttttgtttccttttcgCTGGCCTTTATTGTCTTTGTTACTGTGTTCGTTTTGTCATATTACAACTTGTGCAGCATATTTGAACATGCGGAGCACATGACAGATTGTGTTAACAGCAGTCATAATTGATGGTATCAGATATAGAAACAATCATTCTATATCTCACAGATGGGGTCTTGTTTTCTTCTGCAGCTTCTTTTTGTCAGTGCGTGCGTTTAAAATCCGCAATGATGTTATGGAGAGTCGTGATTTGGAATAGTCTTTCGCATTTCAATTTCTgatctttcttcttttgttgtcCACGCTTTTCTGACATTTTGGAACCTTATATGCTTTGCCTTTTGAGGTTTCACGTCCTAAAAACATGTTTCTTCAATGCCTTGGAAGCAGATAAGAAACGAGACCCCCCATTAATGGATCATTCAATAATACAGGAGATACTGTTATCATTCTGGAGAGCATTTCTCAGCGACTATTCTTGATATCGATAAGGAAAAATGTCTGCTAAATCACATACATTCTCATGTATTTTTATGCAGGATGATAGATCAAGAATCAGGACCAGTTGAAGTTGAtacttatcttaaaaaatacgaGAGAAATTGATGACTCAGTAAGGCAGCTCTAGAAACCTGTCCCAGTGATCGCGAAGTTGAAGTAGGATGGTAACACTGCTGATGCTTGAAATGGGAGCAAATGAAGAGTAATTTGCAAACAAGGAGTGAAAAAGTAAGTGGCTACcatcaaaagagagagagatgggggcgCACATCCCATTAATAAATATGATGACTTTGAATTTGTCTgtcatctattttttaattacagaTCAATCATCCAAGAAGACAAGGTGGCTCCGATTATATATACCAAGAATGGCGTCAACTTCACACCACTGAATCAATATCTTATTTCAATTacaatacataaataaatttaggaAGTTGGTCCTACaacagtatttaatatttatttaatactatctaaaaaaaaattattacaatttatcTCTTTTATGCATATTAAATTCAGACATTAACTttgaaagaatatttttctcatcacATTGAATTATGACACTTATGACAACATCCGTTcaaatcttaaattattaaaacgaATAACGTTGTACCCTTAacattatagttttttaattataaatgataacATCCGTTCAAATCTATTCATTAaggtaataattaatatatgatgcAGTAAATCTCGACCGTTGGTAGACAACAATCGAACTCATTCGCGCTACAACAGTCGAGATAGTCAGGTGAAAAAGGTtgtcaataaaaacaaaaaacaaaaaagaaagagaagtccAGTGAAAAAGCCAAaggtgtgttttttttaatttttttaaagcgcCATCCATCTCAACCGCCCAAATATCCTAAATCCATTCTGACTCATCAACAGCCGTCCATCTCTCTTACACCTTCTTTTTCTCCGTTTGCGATCGTTGGGCGTGTGCTGGGTCTCCCTGCCCAGAGCGTCTCCCTCTCTGTCTCCGTCTCTCTTCATTGCATATCGAGAAGGCCTTTAACGAATCGAATAAAGCAACTCCAGCCAAGggacaaaaattgaaaaaaatctgCGGTTTCTAAATATCTCTCTCTATTCCCTCTTCGAATTTCTTTACCTCCAAACATCATTCctgcaacaaaaaaatatttccaggCGCCTGTTTGGTTGTTTTGCCGCTAGCTCTTCTCCGGATCGATTTTCTAAGGAAGATATTTCccggcaaaaaaaaaatcacctccATTTTTAGCTCTCGGCGACAACGACTTCCTCTGCTACTTGGTTCTCCAAGCTATTCCAAGGTACTCCCctctctttttatctttctgCCTGGTTCTGTTGGTTCCAGTTAAAAATCTGTTTGTGGATAACTTCCGGGAAAGTTGTTTCTATGGAAAGCTCCGATTTTGTTTGTTGAGATTTTCCCTGTGGCTCACGGGAAATTTATCGTGCATCGTCGACTattctcataaaaaagaaacatcttTTTATATTCCTTGAAGTACAGGTATACTTTTACCGGGTAAATTTTCTCTCTGTTATTTCctaacatatacatatatattttttgtaaaaggtTCTTCGATTCTTGGAGTTTCAATTTTGCTGTTTGTTTCTTCTGGAGCCTTGCGTGTGATTTTGTTGGTTCAGAGGAACAATAGCTGGTGGTTGGGCTGGAGAGGGAGGATTCATTGATGGAGGATTTACATTCAAGAGGCAGGATTTTAGAcctcaaaaattatatttttgtctcTCATATAGATTCTTGATATCTTGATATGTTCGATCCATTTTTGCAATTGGATCTGGGATATATTTGAGGTTGAATGCAAATTGGTTTATGGATTTGGAAGCATCTTCTTCGTCAAGGGATTTTTTGAAATGCTGTAATTGTGGGTGTAGCTGTTCCTTGATCAGTAGCTCTTCAGGTACTTGGCTTCGGTCTGTAAAACGAAAGTATGATGAGTTTGAGGAGCGTAACCGATTCTCCATACCAGGGTTCGATTTCTTCTCAAATGCTAGGATTCAGATTGAGAACGAATGTGCTCTGCTCCGTGAGATGGTTAGTAGTCAACAGGAAGCAATTCAGGATTTGCATACtgaattggaggaagagagaaatgCCTCTTCATCAGCTACAAATGAGGCCATGTCGATGATATTGAGGTTGCAAAGGGAGAAGGCGGAGATCCAAATGGAGGCCCGACAATTCAAGCGTTTTGCAGAGGAGAAGATGGCACATGACCAACAGGAGCTTATGGCTTTGGAAGATTTGTTATATAAGAGAGAGCAGGTCATTCATTCGCTTACTTGTGAAGTGCAGGCTTATAAGCATAGGATGATGAGTTATGGGCTCACAGAGGCTGAGGTGGAGGGTGAGAGAAGTGGGCTTAGCCATTACTCTAGCATGGTGGAGTTTGATACGCAAATCGAACTCCCCATGTATGACTACCCACCTTTGAAATGTAGATTACACGAGACCCAAGCTCCTTTGGAGGatgaaaatgatggagatgatgTTGAGAAATATGCATTTGGTGAGACCCCTTGTGCTAAAGACCAGCTGAAAAACTTGGAAAATAGAGTCTTCCAGATGGAGAGAAGTCCCAGCAACAGTCGGCTGGATGGGGATTTCTCTGGTTCAAAGAACATTCTAGAAAAGGTGGTAGTTGGTCACTCTCCCAGGCGGTCAAGAGACTCCAGTAGATTTTACAACGAACCAAGTTCGTTCATGGGGGTGGTCAAAGAAACTGGTCCAGATATTTCCACAGAATATCCGAGGCCCAGTAGCAGTTTCATTAATACAGAGGATGTCTCACAGGTAGAGGACGACActaatttgagaaagtttgatAATGCATCTGAAATGGCAGATGACATGAGTGACAGAGTTTATACCATTGACTCTGTCCATAATGGAGTACCGAATGGTGGTTTTACCAATCCCAAAGCTGGAGTTGGTATTTCTGAAGAATATGTAACCACTCCAATGTCACTGAATCGGGCTGATCATGCGGATCCAGACATTAAGAAGCTCTATTTGAGGCTTCAGGCACTTGAGGCAGACAGGGAATCAATGAGGCAGGCAATCATTTCCATGCGTACTGATAAAGCTCAAATGGTACTACTGAAGGAAATAGCTCAACATTTGTGCAAGGAAATGTCACCAGAAAGGCAAATGACTATAAAGAAGCCATCTCTTCTAGGAAGCTTTTCATTTATATCGGTTTTTAAGGTAATTCTGGAAACTCTTTGGTGTTGACCAACGGGAAATTACATCATTCTACTAAAACTTCTAGCCTCAAAATACGATTATGTGGATGATTGCCACGGTGCATTTGCTGCCCTTTTATCAAT from Juglans regia cultivar Chandler chromosome 4, Walnut 2.0, whole genome shotgun sequence encodes:
- the LOC109013491 gene encoding cell division cycle 20.2, cofactor of APC complex-like, translated to MDAGSVGSSYKCSSRCPLQEQFLQRKNNRENLDRFIPNRAAMDFDYAHYMLTEARKGKENPAVSSPSRDAYRKKLAETFNMNRTRILAFKNKPPTTIDPIPQELLSSYNPQTKITKPRRHIRQSCERTLDAPDIVDDFYLNLLDWGSSNVLAIALENTVYLWDASNGSTSELVSIDDESGPVTSVSWAPDGRHIAIGLNNSHVQLWDSTANKQLRTLRGGHRQRVGSLAWNNHILTTGGMDGKIINNDVRVRSHIVETYRGHQQEVCGLKWSASGQQLASGGNDNLLYVWDRSVASSNAPTQWLHRLEEHSAAVKALAWCPFQGNLLASGGGGGDHSIKFWNTHTGACLNSVSTGSQVCALLWNKNERELLSSHGFSQNQLILWKYPSMVKMAELTGHTSRVLYMAQSPDGCAVASAAGDETLRFWNVFGTPEVAKPAPKATNPEPFANVNRIR
- the LOC109013492 gene encoding myosin-binding protein 7-like translates to MDLEASSSSRDFLKCCNCGCSCSLISSSSGTWLRSVKRKYDEFEERNRFSIPGFDFFSNARIQIENECALLREMVSSQQEAIQDLHTELEEERNASSSATNEAMSMILRLQREKAEIQMEARQFKRFAEEKMAHDQQELMALEDLLYKREQVIHSLTCEVQAYKHRMMSYGLTEAEVEGERSGLSHYSSMVEFDTQIELPMYDYPPLKCRLHETQAPLEDENDGDDVEKYAFGETPCAKDQLKNLENRVFQMERSPSNSRLDGDFSGSKNILEKVVVGHSPRRSRDSSRFYNEPSSFMGVVKETGPDISTEYPRPSSSFINTEDVSQVEDDTNLRKFDNASEMADDMSDRVYTIDSVHNGVPNGGFTNPKAGVGISEEYVTTPMSLNRADHADPDIKKLYLRLQALEADRESMRQAIISMRTDKAQMVLLKEIAQHLCKEMSPERQMTIKKPSLLGSFSFISVFKWIASFIFWKKRSRQSKYMCGLSTSTMGLLMLLDKGPRVRPWRCLTSTQV